Proteins co-encoded in one bacterium genomic window:
- a CDS encoding monovalent cation/H+ antiporter complex subunit F codes for MNTIFIFIGICVAMCVYRIVRGPTAADRSVGIDILGLIIIIYCVFYSLITGIDFYMNIALAWSILGFVSTITLAKFLEGRKFDD; via the coding sequence ATGAATACAATTTTTATATTTATCGGAATTTGTGTTGCTATGTGTGTTTATAGGATAGTCAGAGGACCTACTGCTGCGGATAGAAGCGTTGGTATTGATATACTCGGATTAATTATTATCATTTACTGTGTATTTTATTCTCTTATAACAGGAATTGATTTTTATATGAACATTGCTCTTGCCTGGAGTATTCTTGGCTTTGTGAGTACAATAACACTTGCTAAATTTCTTGAAGGGAGGAAATTTGATGATTGA